One genomic segment of Nothobranchius furzeri strain GRZ-AD chromosome 10, NfurGRZ-RIMD1, whole genome shotgun sequence includes these proteins:
- the LOC107386333 gene encoding uncharacterized protein: MFENVTLASVLVRFTVQLSIKPTNMDSYVLFKGTKRLTLKEEDMTTEKISRIFQVHCTSLHITDDSNVAIFPGNDGRFSTLEESSSMPASYNPTRFSFHRPQSAAGASTSSARPSPRVTVAKTCQRMVWKQNARKVLAVREEDFLQLQFICGSYCTSLDYCVECAVAMATQLRLLSQPGRDCGRAAESFQGHCNPPTLNAPPPVQTEVTCAACSGCRNRSVDSPKPTTPPSGHLCCVMSEVCCISV, encoded by the exons aTGTTCGAAAATGTAACATTAGCTTCAGTCCTCGTCAGATTCACCGTCCAGCTGTCAATTAAACCAACCAACATGGACAGTTATGTGTTGTTCAAAGGAACAAAACGGCTGACTCTAAAGGAAGAAGACATGACGACCGAAAAGATAAGCAGAATCTTCCAG GTTCATTGCACCAGTCTGCATATTACTGATGACAGCAATGTAGCCATTTTTCCTGGTAATGACGGACGCTTCAGTACATTGGAGGAGTCATCAAGCATGCCTGCATCCTACAACCCCACTCGCTTCTCCTTCCACCGACCACAGAGTGCTGCTGGAGCTTCCACGTCGTCTGCAAGACCATCTCCTAGAGTGACTGTTGCAAAAACATGCCAAAG AATGGTTTGGAAGCAAAATGCAAGGAAAGTCTTGGCTGTGAGAGAGGAAGACTTCTTGCAGTTACAA TTCATCTGTGGAAGTTACTGCACAAGTTTGGATTActgtgtggaatgtgccgtcgctatggctacTCAACtccgtctcctatcccagcctgggcgggactgcgggagggccgccgaatcgttccagggtcactgcaaccctccaaccctcaatgctcctccccctgttcagactgaggtgacatgcgctgcttgcaGTGGCTGCAGAAaccgaagtgtggatagtcccaaacccaccaccccacctagtggacacttatgctgtgtgatgtctgaagtctgttgcatatctgtctga